The window TGGCCTGATCCGCTTTGCCGGCACGTACCAGCGACAAGCCCTGAGTGTGTTGCAGCAGGGATGCGTCCGGATGTTCCTTCAGGCTTTGTGCGAGTAGCGCCTGAGCCTCCGCGCTACGGCCATTGGCTTCCAGCCACTGCACCAGCGTCACCAGCGCCGGGTAGAAATCCGGGTCCCGCTGGAGCGAGGTGTGGAGCAGACCTTCGACCTCGCCGCTGCGACCGCTGGCCTGATACAACATTGCGAGGTTGAGATTGGCTTCGGCACGTTCAGCCAGACTCTTTTGCACCGCTTCGTACTCTCCGATGGCGGCATTCCAGCTGTCTTGCGCAGTGCCCAAGCCGTTGCGCGCCACGCTGAGCAAGTCCCGGGCCGCCGCAATGCGCACGGCTTTCACCGGGTCGCTTAACAACGGCGTCAACAGTGGAGCGCGCTCCGGTGGCGGCAGGAACGCGCTGATTGCGCGAATGGCGCTTTCGCGCACTTGCGGCGCGGAGTTGCTCAAGTCCTTGGTGGCCAGTTTCAGCGCTTGTTCACTTGGGTACATCGGCAACTCGGTCAGCAGGGTCGCCCGTTGAATCGCCGGCAGGTTGCTGCGTTGCAGTTGTTCATACAAGGCTTGCGCCGCGCCGGGCTGGCCGTTGCGAATCAGCCACAGGCTTTCGTCGTAACGCGGGGCTTGCGCCGTACCTGCGCTGTTCCACAACTTGAACTGCTCGGTGACCTTGTCGCCGGCCTTGCCTTGGTGGCAAGTCAGGCAGGCGTCCGGCGTACCGAGTTTCTTCGCCCGTTCGGGGTTGGGAATGCTGAAGCTGTGGTCGTGGCGGAAATCATTGCCCATGTAAAACTTGCCGGGCATGTGGCAATCGATGCACTGCGAACCCGGTTGGCCCATGGTGTGGCGGGTGTGTTCAACGGAGTCGTAGTTTTTCGCTAGCAGGCCTTTGCCGTCTACGCCTTCCACCGAAGTCTTGCCCGCCGTGTTGTGGCATTGCAGGCAAACGCCGTTGCCCGGCGCCTTGAGTTGAGTGCTGTGGGGGTTGTGGCAATTGCTGCAGCGCACACCCTTGTCGAACATTTTGCTTTGGGCGAAGGAGCCGTGTTCGAACACTTCATCCTTGATTTTGCCGTCCAGCGCATACAGTTCGCGGGTCAGGGTGCTTGGCAGGTAATCATCCATCAGCCGGTTGCCGACGGTGAAACCATCGCCCAGCGGCGCGCGACGGGAATGGCAGCGCGCACAGGTTTCGATCTCGACGGTGGCGTTCTTGTCCTTGAGGTCGACGGCGAAACCGGCGTGGATCAGGTCGGTTTTCTTCGCCGTCCATTCCAGGTGGTTGGAAGCAGGACCATGGCAGGCCTGACAGCCGACGCCGAGGCTGTTCCACTGGCTGTCGAAGGTATTTTTGACCGCATCGAAATTGCGCTTGTAACCGGTGGTGTGGCACTCGACGCACATGAAGTTGGCGTTCTGGCTCGGTTTGCTCCAGTGCAGCGGGTCCTTGAAGGTCACGCCCTGGCCCGGATAGAGATGAAACCAGCGATTCTTTTCTGTATCCCAGGCCACACCGAGGGCTTGCAAGCGGCCCTCGCCAACCTCGATCAGATATTGCTGCAACGGTGCGATGCCAAAGGTATAGGCGACCTTGAAGTCGGCGTTCTTGCCATCGATGCCGGGCGTATTGACCCAGAAACCGTCGTCCTTGCGCGAGAAACGGGTGGTTTCGTTTTCCGCCTTGAAGGTGACGTTGTTGAAATCGCCGAGCATGGTTTCGGCGTTGGCTTCCTGCATTGCCAACTGGTGATGAGAACCTTGCCAGTCCTTGACCTGGGCGCTGTGACAGCCCTGGCATTGTTGCTCGTCGACCATTTTTGCCGGCGCCAGGGCAACCGGTTGGGGTTGCGGTTTGGCCGGTTGAACGGCGGGCGCAATGGTCGGCGCATAGGTCACGGGAGCCGGTGTGCTGCTGAGCAGGAACCAGCCGATACCGGCGACAGCCAGGAGCAGGGCGCCAATGGTGACAGGGAACAGGTAGCGACTAATCAGGTTGGGACGCGAATCAGGGTTTGGGTTTGCTGCTTTATTTTTATGTTTCGGCATTGCGACTTCCGTAGTCCAGGTGCGTTTGCCGTCAGGCGCGCGTTCATGCTCGTTGCAGCTTTGCCGGATGGGCGACGTGTGTCAAATGATGGCGATCTCTCATTCGCCGACAAACCACCGGTAATACGGATTCCCGCCATCGCCGCGCATCACTTCGCGAATATCCCGCGCCCAGGCATCACGATCGCCGTCATAGGCATGCAGGCTTGCCCGATAAAACTGCATCAGGCGTTGCCGATGCACGTTAATGCGCTCGTTGAAGCCAGCATCGGCATTCACCAGTGGTGGTTCGATGTGCAAGTCCAGCAGCGCCGGCAGCACACGAGTGATTTCCTTGGCCCGGACCCATGGCGCGTACTCGATACGCGGTTGATCGTCGGTTACCGGTTGCGCGTCAGCGGCGAAGCGTTCCAGGCCAGCGCGGTCAGTCACCCAGGTCGCGAGCAATGCGGCGGCCGAACCGATGCCGACATCCTGCAAGGTGCTGCGTACGCTGTCTTGCTGGAAGCGTTGATTGATTTTCGCGGCATCCAGTTCAATCGGCTCCATCGAACCCACCAGCAGCATCTCGTGGAACTCGCTGGTCCACAGATTGGCGTACGGGAATACGTCGAGGAAACTGCGCACCAACGCGCGCGAGTCGTCGATGTTCTGTGTCGGCAGCGGTAGCCACTGAGCCACCAGACCCTCTTTTTGTAGACGGCTGGCGGCCAGTTGATAGAAATCGCGGCTGTACAGATTCACCACGCCGGCAGCAGAGGGCGGCGGCGGTTCGAGAGTGATCAGGTCATAGCGTTGTGGATTGCGCAGCAGTTCCTGGCGACCGTCACGCAAGCGCACATCGACACCGGGATTGGCGGCGGCGTTGAAGTTGCCCTTGAACAGCGGCGCGGCCTTGACCACCGAGGGCAGCAGTTCGGCGACGACACGATGTTCAAGGCCTGGGTACTGCGTCAGCGCGCCGGCGGTGATGCCTGTACCAAAGCCGATCACCAGCGCCGAGCGCGGTTCAGCGTTGTGGATCAGCAGCGGCAACAGCGCCTGAATGCGCATGTAGCGCAGGGATGGCATGGCGTCACCGGTGTTGGATACGCCCTGGATATACAGGCGCTCGAATGTTTTTTGCCCCTTGCCCTGGGTGACCACGGCGACGGTTCCGCCGCGTCCTTCTTCATAGAACGTCAACGTGCCGTTGCGTGCGCCGGGCAGCAGGCTGGCCAGTTTGTTGACCGGGGTAAAGACGGCCAATGCGACGGCCAACAAACCGATTGCGATCACTGCCTGCCGCCGACCTTTCTTGACCCCATGCCCCTTGCGCACTGCAAAGTAACCGATTCCGGCGGCAATGATCGCCAACAGGCCCAAGGTACGAACCAGTCCCAGCAAAGGGATCAGCACGAACCCGCAGAGCATCACCCCGACAATTCCGCCGAGGGTATTGAAAGCCACGACCTCACCGACATTGCGGCCCACATGGTCACGGCCGACGCTCAAGCGCAGGGCCACGGGAAAGGCCGCGCCGAGCAGCAAGGTCGGTACAAAAACGATGCTCAACGCCGCCACCGCAAAGCGCGCGCTCATGCCCAGCAATTCACTGGCGCCGAACGACAGCACCCACGCTTCGACGACGCTTTGGGCAACTATCAGCCATCGTCCGAGCAGAGCGATTTCCAGCAACGCGATCAGCCCGGCACCGGCAATCAGCAAACCGAATACGCCCCAGGGATCGCGCAGGCGATCGACCCGGCGGGCAAGCAGGGCGCTGCCGAGGAACAGTCCGGCGAGATAAGTCGCCAAGACCACGGCAAACGCATAAGTGCGCGTGCTCATGAACTGCACGATTGATTGCGACCAGACCACTTCGTAGCCCAGCGCCACGCCCCCGGCAATCGAATACAGCCACAGGGCCAGGCGATCCGGTGCCTTGTCGGCGTGGTGCTTCACCGTTGTTTCGTCAGGTATGGAGCGGTGACGTTGAAACCACAACGCGCCAGCGGCGGCCAGCAGGTTGAGCATCGCGGCGGCCAGGGCACTGCCGCGCACACCGAGGGTGGCAATCAGCACAAACGCGGCGAGCAAGGTGCCGGCAATGGCGCCGGCGGTATTCGCGGCATACAGGTGCCCACCGGCCTTGCCCAGTTGTTGCGGGTCAGTCGCAAGAGAACGAACCAGTACGGGCAGGGTGCCGCCCATCAGCAGTGCCGGGACGCCCACCAGCAAAAACGGCAACACCCACGCCATGAGGCCGATATGTTGTTCCAGCCAGGCAAACGGGCTGGCCGCCAGACTCAGGGCGAACGTCGCGCCAACACCGAGTATCGCCACCAACACTTCCAGCCCGGCGTACAACAGAACCGGTTGCTGCAACTTGTCCGCCCAGCGTCCGAACAGCAAGCCACCCAACGCCAGGCCGGCAAAAAACGCGCTGATCCCGGTGGTGATGGCGTACACCTCCACACCGACCACCAATGACAGCTGCTTGATCCACAGCACCTGATACACCAGCGCCGCGGCACCGGAGACGAACAGCAACAGGGCGGGGATCAACAGCGCCGGGGAGGCGACGTGGGGGGCAGGTATGGCCGACGACTTGCTGGCGACACGTGAGGACATGGATTTGTTGCCTTGTGCAATGAGCAAAGTAAACATCAATCAATGCAGGAGCTGCCGGGGAATGTGTTTGCACTCCCTGGAATTGGGCTGCTCGCCGGTTAAGGCGAGCAGCGGTCAAGCGGTCTTACTGTGCAGGTTGATTCTTCATTTTTTCAGCGATTTTGGCATCTACCGCGGCACGCACCTGGTCAATACTGAAGCTGGCCGGTTTTTGGCTCGGTGGGTACTCGACGAATGTTTCGAGGAACGCGGCGGATTTCATTACCGCGATCTCGGTCAGGTAAACGTTCTTGGTGGTCCAGTCGTAGTACTGATCGGAAACCACGTCGGCACGCTCATACGGGTCCATGCGCAGGTTGAAGATTTTCGGCACCCGCAGACACACGAAAGGCTCGCTCCAGACCTTGAAGCCACCCGGAGCCCGCTGTTCGCAGAACACCGCTTTCCAGTTGCCGTAACGCATCGATACCAGCATGCCGTCGTCGTTGAAGTAGTAGAACTCCTTGCGTTCGCCTTTCGGCGCCTGGCCGGTCAGGTAAGGCAGTTGGTTGTAACCATCCAGATGCACCTTGAAGTTGTTGCCTCCCGATACCGGGGCCCAACCCTTGAGCAGTTTGTCCTTCACGCCAGTGTCGCCCGCAGCGGCGAGCAAGGTCGGGAACCAGTCAAGCCCCGAGAACATTTCGTTGGAGACCTCCCCCGGTTTGATCTTGCCCGGCCAACGGATCATCGCCGGTACGCGATAAGCACCTTCCCAGTTGGAGTTTTTCTCGTTTCGGAACGGCGTGGTCGCAGCGTCCGGCCAGGAGAACTGGTTCGGGCCATTGTCGGTGGTGTAGACGACGATGGTGTTGTCGGTGACCTTGAGGTCATCGAGGGTTTTCAGCAGTTTACCGACGTCGCCGTCATGCTCAAGCATGCCATCGGCGTAATCGTTGCCGGGCATGCCGCTCTGGCCCTTCATCGATTCACGCACATGGGTGAACAAGTGCATGCGCGTAGTGTTCATCCAGACGAAGAACGGTTTGTCCGCCTTGACCTGCTTCTCGATGAACGCCTGCGCTGCCGCCGTGGTTTCGTCGTCGATGGTTTCCATGCGCTTGGTGTTCAAGGCACCGGTGTCCTCAATCTTGCCGTCGGCAAAACTGTGGATCACACCGCGTGGTGAGGCCGCCTTGACGAATTCCGGGTCATCCTTGGGCCAGTACGGACGCTCGGGTTCTTCCTCGGCGTTGAGGTGGTAAAGGTTGCCGAAGAACTCGTCGAAGCCGTGATTGGTCGGCAGGTATTCATCCCGGTCGCCCAGATGGTTCTTGCCGAACTGGCCGGTCGCATAACCCTGGGACTTGAGCGCCTGGGCAATGGTGATGTCGCGTTTCTGCAAGCCCACTGGCGCGCCCGGAATACCGACTTTCGACAAGCCGGTACGCAATGGTGTCTGCCCGGTGATGAACGACGACCGCCCAGCGGTGCAACTGTTCTCCGCGTAATAGTCGGTGAACATCATGCCTTCCTTGGCGATGCGGTCGATGTTCGGCGTCTTGTAGCCGACCACACCCATGGAATAGGCGCTGATATTGGTCTGGCCGATGTCATCGCCGAAGATCACCAGAATGTTGGGTTTTTCGGCGGCCCCGGCAGTCGCCGAAATCGCCATGACCGAGGTCGCCACCAAGGCGAGCTTCGGTAGCCACTTGCGTATGCGAGTCATCTGACTTGCTCCTTTTGCTCACTTGCGTCGCCTGATGCGACAAACGTTTATTGCAGTCCTGCGTTACGGTTTTTTATTGCACTTGCTCGGTAGCGGGGGCGTCGAACGGGTAGATCCGCCGCCATTCGGCAGCCATGTCGACGACGGTCCAGCCGCGGGATTTCGCTTCGTCCAGGGCTTTGTCCAGACGACCGATTTTCGATTCACGGTCATAGGCCCATTCGCGCTTGGCGTCGGTGTGATGCACCAGGCCCATGAAGCGCTTGCCCGTTCCGGCGGCGGTCCACTGCAGCATTTGCAGGTCGCCGTCGGAGTTGCCGAAGGCGAGAATTGGTCGACGCCCGATCACCGCATCGATGCTGACCGGTTTGCCCGGGCCGTCGTCGTTGTGCGCCAGTTTCGGCGTGCGCATGATCGACGCCTTGCCATCCTTGTAATCAAACGTCGTGACGAAAGTCGTGCCGATGACTTGCTCGGGCGGAATGCCGTAGACCTTTTCGGCGAAGGCGCGCATGAACCCAGTGTCGCCGCCGGAAACGATGTAGGTCTTGAAGTCCTGGCTGCGCAGGTAGTCGAGCATTTCCAGCATCGGCTGGAAGATCATTTCGGTGTAAGGCTTGCCGGTTTTCGGGTGGCGGGCCTGGGAAAGCCAGGTCTTGGCGTAGTCGTCGAAGGCTTCGGTGGTCATGCCGGTGTGAGTCGCGCCGAAGATCTTCATCAAGCCTTCCATGCCGGTGGCTGCGAGGGCCTGGTGATCGTTTTCCAGCACTGCCTTGAACGGTTGGGTGGTTTTCCATTCCGGGTGTTGCGGCGCGGTGCGCTTGACCTCTTCGAGGGCGAACAGAAACTCGAAGTACATCGGTTGCTCGCTCCACAAGGTGCCGTCGTTGTCGAACACAGCGATGCGGTCCTCGGGTTTGACGAAGTCCTTGCTGCTTTGATCGGTCACGGCCTGGACGAACTCGATGATGTTCTTTTTTGACGGGCCGTCGTTCCAGGACGGCAATGGCTCGGCGGCCTGAACCAGCAAGGGCAGGCTCAGGGCGAGTGTCAGTAGAAACTTAAACCCGTGAAGTTGGCGTAGCGATATCGGGTTCATCATCGAAATTCCTTCTCGTGAACGGGGTTGAGTGGTCGCAGTGCGGGAGCGACTGATTCTTTGTTGTGTTCGGCCTGACTATGCAGCGTAGTCAAGGATTCCTTGAGTTGATGCATTGCCTGATCTTTGGTCGGCTCGCGGCCGTAACAGGCCCGTAACAGTGCTTGCAGACGCGGGCCGAGGCCGGTGAGCTTCAGGCCTTTGCGTCTGCGGCGGGTCCACAGGTACAAGGCGCTCAACTGCGGCGGATTGCCGTCGAGTTGTGCCGGGATCTGGCGCCAGGCGTATTCGCTGGACTCCAGCCAGGCCGCGTGCCGTGCACGACGTCGGGCCTGCCAGCGAGAGCGGGCGCGCTGCCACAGCGGGCGGGCAAACCAGTAGAGCCCGGCGATGGCCAACAGCAGCACGAACAGCCCCAAGCCATAACCGGAAAGATGCAGGCTGTTTTGCCGGCCGAGTTTTTTCAGGTCTTCGGTGATCGAGAACACCGGTTTGTAGGCACTGTTGGCCGCTGCGTCGAAATCGATCTCAGGCACTCGCGCGGTACGGGTTTGCCCGGTGCTGGCATCCCACCATTTCACCTCGATCGGCGGGAGTGTGTAATGACCTTCGGTGTCGACCCGGTAAGTCGCGGTGTCGATGCGCTGCCCGCCGTTGAAGTGGCCGCGGCCGTCATCCAGATTGCTGATCTGCGGGGATTTCGCGTAACGACTCAGGCCACGGACATCACCCAGCGGTGGCGTCGGCAATGACATGGCCAGGGCGCCATCTGCCTGGAGTGTCAGTTCACGAGTGATGCTGTCGCCGACCTTCAACGGCGTGGCCGAATGGATGGTTTTCTGCGTGAATCGCAG of the Pseudomonas sp. MAG733B genome contains:
- a CDS encoding tetratricopeptide repeat protein, which codes for MPKHKNKAANPNPDSRPNLISRYLFPVTIGALLLAVAGIGWFLLSSTPAPVTYAPTIAPAVQPAKPQPQPVALAPAKMVDEQQCQGCHSAQVKDWQGSHHQLAMQEANAETMLGDFNNVTFKAENETTRFSRKDDGFWVNTPGIDGKNADFKVAYTFGIAPLQQYLIEVGEGRLQALGVAWDTEKNRWFHLYPGQGVTFKDPLHWSKPSQNANFMCVECHTTGYKRNFDAVKNTFDSQWNSLGVGCQACHGPASNHLEWTAKKTDLIHAGFAVDLKDKNATVEIETCARCHSRRAPLGDGFTVGNRLMDDYLPSTLTRELYALDGKIKDEVFEHGSFAQSKMFDKGVRCSNCHNPHSTQLKAPGNGVCLQCHNTAGKTSVEGVDGKGLLAKNYDSVEHTRHTMGQPGSQCIDCHMPGKFYMGNDFRHDHSFSIPNPERAKKLGTPDACLTCHQGKAGDKVTEQFKLWNSAGTAQAPRYDESLWLIRNGQPGAAQALYEQLQRSNLPAIQRATLLTELPMYPSEQALKLATKDLSNSAPQVRESAIRAISAFLPPPERAPLLTPLLSDPVKAVRIAAARDLLSVARNGLGTAQDSWNAAIGEYEAVQKSLAERAEANLNLAMLYQASGRSGEVEGLLHTSLQRDPDFYPALVTLVQWLEANGRSAEAQALLAQSLKEHPDASLLQHTQGLSLVRAGKADQAMPYLRKAAQLEPQSPQYGYVLAVALHDSGKIDQACEELERLLKVQPANRNARLSLIQYYLDNGQEPKAQVLLQGWKKMNMGDPALK
- a CDS encoding fused MFS/spermidine synthase, translated to MSSRVASKSSAIPAPHVASPALLIPALLLFVSGAAALVYQVLWIKQLSLVVGVEVYAITTGISAFFAGLALGGLLFGRWADKLQQPVLLYAGLEVLVAILGVGATFALSLAASPFAWLEQHIGLMAWVLPFLLVGVPALLMGGTLPVLVRSLATDPQQLGKAGGHLYAANTAGAIAGTLLAAFVLIATLGVRGSALAAAMLNLLAAAGALWFQRHRSIPDETTVKHHADKAPDRLALWLYSIAGGVALGYEVVWSQSIVQFMSTRTYAFAVVLATYLAGLFLGSALLARRVDRLRDPWGVFGLLIAGAGLIALLEIALLGRWLIVAQSVVEAWVLSFGASELLGMSARFAVAALSIVFVPTLLLGAAFPVALRLSVGRDHVGRNVGEVVAFNTLGGIVGVMLCGFVLIPLLGLVRTLGLLAIIAAGIGYFAVRKGHGVKKGRRQAVIAIGLLAVALAVFTPVNKLASLLPGARNGTLTFYEEGRGGTVAVVTQGKGQKTFERLYIQGVSNTGDAMPSLRYMRIQALLPLLIHNAEPRSALVIGFGTGITAGALTQYPGLEHRVVAELLPSVVKAAPLFKGNFNAAANPGVDVRLRDGRQELLRNPQRYDLITLEPPPPSAAGVVNLYSRDFYQLAASRLQKEGLVAQWLPLPTQNIDDSRALVRSFLDVFPYANLWTSEFHEMLLVGSMEPIELDAAKINQRFQQDSVRSTLQDVGIGSAAALLATWVTDRAGLERFAADAQPVTDDQPRIEYAPWVRAKEITRVLPALLDLHIEPPLVNADAGFNERINVHRQRLMQFYRASLHAYDGDRDAWARDIREVMRGDGGNPYYRWFVGE
- a CDS encoding arylsulfatase — its product is MTRIRKWLPKLALVATSVMAISATAGAAEKPNILVIFGDDIGQTNISAYSMGVVGYKTPNIDRIAKEGMMFTDYYAENSCTAGRSSFITGQTPLRTGLSKVGIPGAPVGLQKRDITIAQALKSQGYATGQFGKNHLGDRDEYLPTNHGFDEFFGNLYHLNAEEEPERPYWPKDDPEFVKAASPRGVIHSFADGKIEDTGALNTKRMETIDDETTAAAQAFIEKQVKADKPFFVWMNTTRMHLFTHVRESMKGQSGMPGNDYADGMLEHDGDVGKLLKTLDDLKVTDNTIVVYTTDNGPNQFSWPDAATTPFRNEKNSNWEGAYRVPAMIRWPGKIKPGEVSNEMFSGLDWFPTLLAAAGDTGVKDKLLKGWAPVSGGNNFKVHLDGYNQLPYLTGQAPKGERKEFYYFNDDGMLVSMRYGNWKAVFCEQRAPGGFKVWSEPFVCLRVPKIFNLRMDPYERADVVSDQYYDWTTKNVYLTEIAVMKSAAFLETFVEYPPSQKPASFSIDQVRAAVDAKIAEKMKNQPAQ
- a CDS encoding HAD family hydrolase, giving the protein MMNPISLRQLHGFKFLLTLALSLPLLVQAAEPLPSWNDGPSKKNIIEFVQAVTDQSSKDFVKPEDRIAVFDNDGTLWSEQPMYFEFLFALEEVKRTAPQHPEWKTTQPFKAVLENDHQALAATGMEGLMKIFGATHTGMTTEAFDDYAKTWLSQARHPKTGKPYTEMIFQPMLEMLDYLRSQDFKTYIVSGGDTGFMRAFAEKVYGIPPEQVIGTTFVTTFDYKDGKASIMRTPKLAHNDDGPGKPVSIDAVIGRRPILAFGNSDGDLQMLQWTAAGTGKRFMGLVHHTDAKREWAYDRESKIGRLDKALDEAKSRGWTVVDMAAEWRRIYPFDAPATEQVQ